Genomic segment of Coregonus clupeaformis isolate EN_2021a chromosome 34, ASM2061545v1, whole genome shotgun sequence:
CGTCTCTTTCACACCTGTACCTGTCGCTCTCACacctgtacctgtctctctcacacCTGTACATGTCTCTCTCACACCTGTACCTGTCTTTCTCACACCTGTACATGTCTCTCTCACacctgtacctgtctctctcacacCTGTACATGTCTCTCTCACACCTGTACATGTATCTCTCACACCTGTACATGTCTCTCTCACacctgtacctgtctctctcacacCTGTACATGTCTCTCTCACACCTGTACATGTCTCTCTCACACCTGTACATGTCTCTCTCACACCTGTACCCGTATACAGCGGTCTGATACCCACCTGAACCCGGCCCCTCCATAGTGTAGTGGGTAGTGGAGCTGTCCTGGCAGCAAGCTGACCCTTTCCTTCAGGTGGCACCTCTCCAGTGCCTGCCACACCTGGGCATCACCATGGCAACCCCAGGGGTCCAGGTTGGAGCGCAGTGAACAGGAGAACAGGGTTGGAACCCGAGGTATCACGGCCAACCGGCTGCGGAGATCGTGGAGTCCCACACTGGAGATGTCCACCCCATCAATCATCAACACGCCCCTTCGGCCCTCCACCAATCGGAACAGAGAACTGGTTATGGCATCCAGCTCCGCCCCTGATCTGCTCACCACACCAACCTGTAGAGTAACACACACCTAGTAATATATACATGTACACATTCACACACCTACAGCaaagtacacacaaacacacactgagagaTTCAAGATCCACACACATACCTTCTCTCTGGTCCGTGTGCAGAAGGACAATTCAGCGGGTGAGGGGTTAAGCTCTGTCTCATAGCTCCTGAACTCCACCACTCCCTCCTCTGGCCAGCTAGGGGGCGCTCTACAGGGCACATACCAGGAGggctgagagaggaagagagggagtgaTAAAATATACATCTGTATCTGTGTCCTCTCTCTACTCTTTAATACCATAACAGTGCTGTATCTGTGCCAGTAACTGTAgcctacccccccctctctctttactctgtagcctacttctctctctctttactctgcagcctacctctctctctctctttactctgcagcatacctctctctctctctttactctgtagcctacctctctctctctctttactctgtagcctacctctccctctctctctttactctgcagcatacctctctctctctttactctgtagcctacctctctctctctttactctgtagcctacctctctctctctctttactctgcagcatacctctctctctctctttactctgcagcctacctctctctctctctttactctgcagcctacctctctctctctctctctctctctttactctgcagcctacctctctctctctctctctctttactctgcagcatgcctctctctctctctctttactctgcagcctacctctctctctctctctctttactctgcagcatacctctctctctctctttactctgcagcctacctctctctctttactctgcagcctacctctctctctctctttactctgcagcatacctctccctctctctctctttactctgcagcctacctctctctctctctctatctttactCTGCagcatacctctctctctctctctttactctgcagcctacctctctctctctctttactctgcagcatacctctctctctctttactctgcagcctacctctccctctctctctctttactctgcagcctatctctctctctctctttactctgcagcatacctctctctctctctctttactctgcagcctacctctctctctctctttactctgcagcatgcctctctctctctctttactctgcagcctacctctccctctctctctttactctgcagcctacctctccctctctctctctttactctgcagcctacctctctctctctctctttactctgcagcctacctctctctctctctctctctttactctgcagcctacctctctctctctctttactctgcagcctacctctctctctctctctttactctgcagcctacctctctctctctctctctttactctgcagcctacctctctctctttactctgcagcctacctctccctctctctttactctgtagcctacctctccctctctctttactctgcagcctacctctctctctctctttactctgtagcctacctctccctctctctctttactctgcagcataccgctctctctctttactctgcagcatgcctctctctctctctttactctgcagcctacctctccctctctctttactctgcagcctacctctccctctctctttactctgcagcctacctctctctctctctttactctgtagcctacctctctctctttactctgcagcatacctctctctctctttactctgcagcctacctctctctctctctttactctgcagcctacctctctctctctttactctgcagcataccgctctctctctctttactctgtagcctacctctctctctctctttactctgcagcatacctctctctctctctctctttactctgcagcctacttctctctctctttactctgcagcctacctccctctcgctctctttacTCTGtagcctacctctctctctctctttactctgtaGCCTACCTCTCGCTTTCTTTACTCTGcagcatgcctctctctctctctttattctgcagcctacctctctctctctctttactctgcagcatgcctctctctctctctttactctgcagcctacctctccctctctctctctttactctgcagcctacctctctctctctctttactctgcagcatgcctctctctctctctttactctgcagcctacctctccctctctctttactctgcagcatgcctctctctctctctttactctgcagcatacctctccctctctctttactctgcagcatacctctccctctctctttactctgcagcctacctctccctctctctctctttactctgcagcctacctctctctctctctttactctgcagcctacctctctctctctctttactctgcagcctacctctctctccatgtgtgtgtgttggtccatCTTCTGGATGGCACCAGTGCTGCTCTCTACACCACAGCTGGCCTGGACCAGGAGATGAAGAACCTCTCTCAGGCTGAGGGTGTAAGTCAGGACCAGTCCTACAGTACTGGGGTCTACCTCAGAGTCCAGTAGAGCCACAGAGACCAGGAACAGAACCAGTCCTGCAAAGGCATCCAACCACACTGATAcccacctagagagagagagagagagagagagagagagagagagagagagagagagagagagagagagagagggagagacataaCATTTTATCAACACATACAGTATTTCTTTGTTTGTGCTATGTATGAgttgtgtgaatgtgtttgtgtgtgtatgtgtgtgctaggTGTGTACAGGGTCCTGTCCTCTAACCTGTCCAATAAAATGCAGTTGTAGCGACAAACCAGGTGCTCGTTGAGGGCGCCATAGCAACGGGTCAAGGGGTCATCATGACTACCGGTGGTGACCTCATCCCTGTGTGACTCAGaaaggagggatgagagagaggaggcggAGTCTGAAACCATCCTCCTCACCTGACCTGAGACTGACCTGTAGtatgactgagagagagagagagagagagagacaaagagagggaggggataaaGAAATAGATGGAGGAGAGAAATGGAAGAACAGAAGGTGAGTATAAGAGAAAAAAGCAATTGCAGAGTTACATAACTCTGTCTCCATGTGTTTCTTATAGAAGCTCAAGTGGATCAGTGAGTCAGTGATGTGATTACTCCATCTAGTGGAGAGGAATGCACTTACAGCACATAGACAGACTAAAGGCATAAAAAACACACGACATGTTATACCATACCATTACATGTAATACCATACCATTACATGTAATACCATACCATTACATGTAATACCATACCATTACATGTCATACCGTACCATTACATGTCATACCGTACCATTGCATGCTATACCATACCATTACATGCTATACCGTTCCATTACATGCTATACCGTTCCATTACATGTTATACCGAACCATTACATGTTATACCATAACATTACATGTTATACTGTACCTGTATGGTGAGGAAGAGGTATGTCAGGACCGGAACTATCAGGATGAAGAGCGGGGAGATGTAGCCAATCAGCAGCACTGTCACAAACACCTGCAGCCAACAGTAGAGCCAGGAGAGCAGGTGAGCGGGGACTAGCTCGTCAATCACGTACatctcctacagagagagagacagagatacattttAACCTGTTTTCTATTCATCTTATAAAAAATCAAATTCTTATAGATCCTCTCTCACCTGTGATAGGCTGCACAGGACCAGAGAAGAGGGCGTGGTCTGGTAGAATCTGAGAGGAAGGCGGAGCCGAGCAAAGAGCAGCTCAGAGTGGAGACTGGCAGACGCCTTCAGAGAACCACCAGTTACTGCTAATGCTACACAGCACACGGACAGAGCTGAAACACACATACGCAAGTTAGACAGTGCACGCCCGCCCGCACGCACGCCCGCCTGCACGCACGCACCTACCTTGCAGCAGCCCCAGTACAGCGTAGACAGATAGTCGTGAGTCTCGTagttctctccactcctccagcccCTGTAGTTCTTTAGCCTCCCTGGTCCACACAGCTAACAGGCCGGCCTGACACACacccaccacacaaacacacacctgggatAATACAGTCAGCAACACCCAGCCCCAGCCACACACATCCAGGTACAGCCGAATACACACACCGCTCACCTGCAGGGAGAATACACACATGATTATTCAGTCATTTTGTAAACTGCAAGGTTGGGATTAGAAGAGGAAAATACTGTGTTTTAACAGCTGACCTCGGGACAGATTCTGATTGTATTCTATGTGTAgattgatcctagatctgtgtacTCACACCATGTTTGGGCGGAGGTACAGTGTTTGCTTCTGTCTCTCTCAAGGTCTCATTACTGCACCTGTTAATGAGAGGGGACATTTTATGTATTTgtcgtcgtgtgtgtgtgtgagtgtgagtgtgagtgagagagaaagtgagagaaaaagAGTGGGGGAAGGGTTAGTGAAGGAAAAGATGTGTATGTCTCTATGTCTCAGCATGCATGACCACAGATCAGATATGATGAGTGAGAAGTCATAAAGGGAGGACCAGGTCAGGGCTCTGCTCTGTGTGTCTAATGCTCTTATCTCTGTGAGGGGGTTAATGTTGTGGATTAGAAAGCTTTGTAATTTGGCCTTTCTAACTCCCTCAAACACGCCATGACTCGCACACACACtctacctctcatctctctcagcACAAACATCccatccctctccactctctcacacacaccaaccTCATCTTTAAACTCACCTCAACACGACCTTGCTGACATAATCTCTAATTTTCCCCTGCACAAACCCACCCCAACCCCTATCTGACCAATCAGACCAGCACAGATGAGAGACCCTTGTCCAATCAGAGGGCAGAGATTAGTTTGGGGATGAGCCTCGGTCAGTCCCTCGAGGTCGCATGTCAGCTGGCTAGTGGCCAGAGAaactgtattgtgtgtgtgtgtctacattttacatttacattttagtcatttagcagatgctcttatccagagcgacttacagttagtgagtgcatacattattattattattattattttatactggccccccatgggaaacgaacccacaaccttggcgttgcaaacgccatgctctaccaactgagccaaatccctgccggccattccctcccctaccctggacgacactgggccaattgtgcgccgccccatgggtctcccggtcgcggccggctacgacagagcctggattcgaaccaggatctctagtggcacagctagcactgcgatgcagtgccttagaccactgtgccactcgggagacaatgtgttttgtctatgtgtgtctgtgtgtgtatctatgtgtgtgtgtgtctatgtgtgtgtgtctatatttgtgtgtctatgtgtgtgtgtataatcctTGTCATTATTGTGTAAGCAGGTTAGGTAATAACATAACACAACTACAGCTTACGGATGACAGGGGACTTGCTTTCTAGTTaataaacagaaacacacacacactgatctgaGTGCTCCTCGAGACAGCTTTTCTTGACCCCATTTCCTGAAGGAGTGCCATTCTCTGAAAAATAGATTCATAAAGATTTAGAAAAAGGATTCCggtacacacacagagggtagaGGGTTAGATCAGGTCAGATTTGTACAGTATCATGCTAATGCTAggtaagtacagtgagggaaaaaagtatttgatcccctgctgattttgtacgtttgcccactgacaaagaaatgatcagtctataattttaatggtaggtttatttgaacagtgagagacagaataacaacaaaaaaatccagaaaaacgcatgtaaaaaatgttataaattgatttgcattttaatgagggaaataagtatttgactccctctcaatcagaaagatttctggctcccaggtgtcttttatacaggtaatgagctgagattaggagcacactcttaaagggagtgctcctaatctcagcttgttacctgtataaaagacacctgtccacagaagcaatcaatcaatcagattccaaactctccaccatggccaataccaaagagctctccaaggatgtcagggacaagattgtagacctacacaaggctggaatgggctacaagaccatcgccaagcagcttggtgagaaggtgacaacagttggtgcgattattcgcaaatggaagaaacacaaaataactgtcaatctccctcggcctggggctccatgcaagatctcacctcgtggagttgcaatgatcatgagaacggtgaggaatcagcccagaactacacgggaggatcttgtcaatgatctcaaggcagctgggaccatagtcaccaagaaaacaattggtaacacactacgccgtgaaggactgaaatcctgcagcgcccgcaaggtccccctgctcaagaaagcacatatacaggcccgtctgaagtttgccaatgaacatctgaatgattcagaggagaactgggtgaaagcgttgtggtcagatgagaccaaaatggagctctttggcatcaactcaactcgccgtgtttggaggaggaggaggaatgctgcctatgaccccaagaacaccatccccaccgtaaaacatggaggtggaaacattatgctttgggggtgtttttctgctaaggggacaggacaacttcaccgcatcaaagggacgatggccggggccatgtaccatcaaatcttgggtgagaacctccttccctcagccagggcattgaaaatgggttgtggatgggtattccagcatgacaatgacccaaaacacacagccaaggcaacaaaggagtggctcaagaagaagcacattaaggtcctggagtggcctagccagtctccagaccttaatcccatagaaaatctgtggagggagctgaagtttcgagttgccaaacatcagcctcgaaaccttaatgacttggagaagatctgcaaagaggagtgggacaaaatccctcatgaaatgtgtgcaaacctggtggccaactacaagaaacgtctgacctctgtgattgccaacaagggttttgccaccaagtactaagtcatgttttgcagaggggtcaaatacttatttccctcaataaaatgcaaatccatttataaaaatgttgacatgcgtttttctggatttttttgttgttattctgtctctcactgttcaaataaacctaccattaaaattatagactgatcatgtctttgtcagtgggcaaacgtacaaaatcagcaggggatcaaatactttttttcctcactgtatgtgtgtgtgtgtgtattacacaCTACACAGGTGTATCTCTGTAGTTAGTTACCATAGTTAACTGTGTGAGAGACTTCCTGTGAAAAGAGGAAGTGGTCCAGATTGCAGAGGGAGTGCCAGGCCTGTCAATCAAAAAGAAACAGGGCGGGGTTAGGCAGAAGTCTTTATTGAGTGTGTTACCTGtaaatacctgtgtgtgtgtgtatgtgtgcgggtgtgtgttacctgtgtgggtggtgggtgggtgtgttacctgtgtgatgCGCAGTGCCAGGGAGGGCAGTAGGTTAAAAGGTGAGCGTAGCAGTGTGAACAGACAAACACAGGTGAACACCTGAGACGCTGTCAGAACATTACCATCATCCACCAGCACATACACAcccaaactggacacacacacctgtagagacacagagaaaggggagtgtgtgtgtgtgtgtgtgttagtacatGTTAATCATCCATCaccatctacagtatctatcagtCCCACAATAACAATCACAGACCAAACTATCCGATCCCAGATCCATTCATCAATAATCACTGATCCTTATCTGTGATCCGGTCAATCAGGGTTAATCTTACACATTATTATAACATCTAATATCCTTTCCAGTGCTTTATGTGCATGTTAGGTTTGTCCCTCCAGGGCTCAGGTAGGCAGACACCAGTCAGGACAGAAAGCTGTGATTGGATGCTGATTGGATCCCTCTGATTGCATATCAGCTTATGGgtcagagaggtgggaggaagattATGACCGAAAAATGAAACGCACGCAATGTCCCAGACATTACTGATCAGCTTAGGACAGCGCTAAGCAACTACCCTCTCTATCTGGCCAGGGGACACACTAAAGTAGGGTGCTTTTTAAACACTTTAAACACATTAACAAAGCTTATGTAGGTCTACTTTCTCATCAGCATTGATGATATTGCCACTTTTGTACTGTTTAGTGACTGAATTAGGCAGCCttggtcctggagagctacagtgTCGGCAGAGGCTCAGCTGGTGTCCCAGTCTAACACTGACCTGCAGCCTCTACTGCACCTGTCTGTTAGGGTATTTCTGAGGGAGAGAGATGTCAGGAGAGGTCAGCGGTCAAAGACGGAGCTCCGCCACCTACCAGGAAAGGCACACAGACGCGGTCCAATAGGGAGAAGGCCGTCAGGAATCCCAGAATCCTCCGCGTCTCCAGCTCCTTCTCTCTGGCAATGCCCACTCTGCGCTGGAACCACGCCTCCAAGACCAACAACTTCACCGTctagaaggatagagggaggaagatAGAGAGGAAGTGGGAATAGAGAGAGTTGAGTACAACAGAGATCACttagaaaaagagaaagagacaagagCCAAGGAGTCTTGAGGCTACTAAGAAATTGAAGAAGAGTGCAAGAGACAGACCTTGATTCCGTTCAGCATCTCCTGCAGGAGctgctctctttctcccctcagtctctcctggcttctCTGAGGGGGAAAAGACAgtgttacacacatacacaggtctGTGCCACGcagccacacacacccacatgtaCAAACACGCTCTCTCTGTTACCTGTAATAGCCTTGCCCTGCGTTGTACAGCAGAGGTGAGAGGTACCAGCAGTATCAATACAGCTAGTCCTGCCAGAGCAGAAGGACCCAGCTCTCTCCATAGCAGACATGCACACACTGTCCCCTGCACCCAGGAAGACcacagggcagacagagagactgggaaCTCTGCTAGCCGTCCAACGTCACCCCGGAGTGGAGTTAACGATGGGGCAGGGGAGGGTAGACACCCAGGAATCCTGCACTGGGACAGGGCCTACagcagagaagggagagggaagagagaggaggtgaaggtTAGGGGGGGGGTGTAAGGGCAAGGAGGGCAAGCGTTTAACagtattattttattttcttgAATGTATgttcactgagagagagagcggtggAGGTCTCTGTACCTGTTTATACAAGGCTCCAGTCAGCGCTGTCTGAACTCTGACCTCAGTCATCCTGCTGTGACGCTCACACACCTGCTGGACCAGGGCGTGGCACACTACAGCAGCCAATAGTGCCAGGGCATGGGTAAGTCCCGACCAATCAAAGACAGGCTGGTTCTCACAGTAGAGAATGCCACACCTGGGGGACAGGTGAGGCGGTGGGGTGTAAGGAAGATGGTATCTATCACCTGTGTATATTCTTGCAGAATCTAGAAGTTCTGTGCTATTACACttttataaatgctttattacattttttacagaTTCATTCAGCAATATGGGAACAATATGCATTTGAAGATAATGCCAAAGGAaatgtttacgtgtgtgtgtacatgagtgtgtttatgtgtgtgtgtttgtgtgtgtgtacctgagggCCTGAGGGGGCAGGAGGGCCAGTAGGTCAGAGGTCATCCTCAGCAGGGTCACCTGGAGCAGTGAGGGGCGGAGCCACCCACACAGGTGACACAGCAGGGCGGGGCCAGACAGGTGAACACCTGGGTGGGAGGTGTTTCCACCCCgtgactcctcctcctctcctaacTCCTGGCTAtgactctgtccctctgtcttccGGTGCTGCTGGAGGGCGGAGCATAAACTCTGGGCTGAGTCCTCATCGCCAAGGCAACACAGGTCCGACAGCTGTAGCCCCCTCCTATGGCCCGCTGACACAACTCTGACAGCAACCACAGCACAAAGGACATCATCAATCAAAAAATCTGCCAGTTACGTAACACACATCAGATACAGTATGTTTAATGATAATGATGCATCTAATGTGAAAATGTTGATATTCAGTGTTACCTGTTAATCCACCAGCAGGACAACTGGCTGAGGAAGGAAACATCCCTCTCCAGAGTTGGCTTCTGTCCcatgcagagagggaggagagggaaaagagagtggCAAACTCATTCAACTGTAACATAGGCCTACTGTTCTTTTCACCAGTTAACCATCAATACGAGCAAATAGGTTTAGACTACCCTTCTTTTGTATTCTTTAATTTTGGGTAAAGGGTATAAACGATTAGTCTTTAATTAATTGTATTTTATTATTATAGCTTCTGCTTTTATTGATTGCTGTATACATACAATGTATCATAATTATCACATTGTTTAAAAGTCTATCaggcttgtttaaaaaaataaatatgaacCATCGTTTTAAACCTGTGACCTCTAAAGCATAGGCTACTTTTATATGGCCTAGCTCGTCGGTAGCGAAGACTCCGAACAGACACTATAAACCCCACAGAAACAACAAAAGAACGAGAAAAGAAAGAACataaaatgaggaaaaaatttaACTCACCTGTTCTCCGCCCCATCTGccggagagatagagagacatacCTGAGGAGGGACGCACACGCCAGTTTGGCCCCGAGCGAGGGGATGGAGTGGAAGAAGATGGAGGGGACAATAGCTCGCGGGGTGAATGGGCTACTGTACTAGTATGTCCACATCTGCACGCGCCCCAGTAGCAGCAGACTGAGAGCAGCACGCGACATTAGGCTATAATCTGGTCCATTTCATAACAGAAAACAATTTGAAAGCACGATATAAGCCCCAACTTGACAATTTACGCCTGGTGACCTCTTTTCTTTGTTGTTGGCCTTTGCGGTTTTTTAAATATCCGTTCCCATTGTCGTTGCATGGCTATGACTGAttgaatgaatggatggatgaatgcTGAAGGAGCGTAAAGCGTATTGTAGAATCCCGCTGGCTGCCTGCGGGAGAGGGGCGTGTCTAGGGGCGTGTTTTACGGCTGTCAAAATTCTGACAAAAAGTTCCTTGGCTGCGTTTAcataggcagcccaattctgatcttttttttcccactaattg
This window contains:
- the abcc13 gene encoding ATP-binding cassette sub-family C member 3 isoform X4, with translation MSLYLSGRWGGEQKPTLERDVSFLSQLSCWWINRVVSAGHRRGLQLSDLCCLGDEDSAQSLCSALQQHRKTEGQSHSQELGEEEESRGGNTSHPGVHLSGPALLCHLCGWLRPSLLQVTLLRMTSDLLALLPPQALRCGILYCENQPVFDWSGLTHALALLAAVVCHALVQQVCERHSRMTEVRVQTALTGALYKQALSQCRIPGCLPSPAPSLTPLRGDVGRLAEFPVSLSALWSSWVQGTVCACLLWRELGPSALAGLAVLILLVPLTSAVQRRARLLQRSQERLRGEREQLLQEMLNGIKTVKLLVLEAWFQRRVGIAREKELETRRILGFLTAFSLLDRVCVPFLVCVSSLGVYVLVDDGNVLTASQVFTCVCLFTLLRSPFNLLPSLALRITQAWHSLCNLDHFLFSQEVSHTVNYENGTPSGNGVKKSCLEEHSDQCAGLLAVWTREAKELQGLEEWRELRDSRLSVYAVLGLLQALSVCCVALAVTGGSLKASASLHSELLFARLRLPLRFYQTTPSSLVLCSLSQEMYVIDELVPAHLLSWLYCWLQVFVTVLLIGYISPLFILIVPVLTYLFLTIQSYYRSVSGQVRRMVSDSASSLSSLLSESHRDEVTTGSHDDPLTRCYGALNEHLVCRYNCILLDRWVSVWLDAFAGLVLFLVSVALLDSEVDPSTVGLVLTYTLSLREVLHLLVQASCGVESSTGAIQKMDQHTHMEREPSWYVPCRAPPSWPEEGVVEFRSYETELNPSPAELSFCTRTREKVGVVSRSGAELDAITSSLFRLVEGRRGVLMIDGVDISSVGLHDLRSRLAVIPRVPTLFSCSLRSNLDPWGCHGDAQVWQALERCHLKERVSLLPGQLHYPLHYGGAGFSSSERRLLCVCRALLKSCVVLIVEDPVPPVDLHTERLLQSIIHTHFSHCTGLYLTQNPGNVTHTDRVLVLDGGV
- the abcc13 gene encoding ATP-binding cassette sub-family C member 3 isoform X3; this translates as MSLYLSGRWGGEQKPTLERDVSFLSQLSCWWINRVVSAGHRRGLQLSDLCCLGDEDSAQSLCSALQQHRKTEGQSHSQELGEEEESRGGNTSHPGVHLSGPALLCHLCGWLRPSLLQVTLLRMTSDLLALLPPQALRCGILYCENQPVFDWSGLTHALALLAAVVCHALVQQVCERHSRMTEVRVQTALTGALYKQALSQCRIPGCLPSPAPSLTPLRGDVGRLAEFPVSLSALWSSWVQGTVCACLLWRELGPSALAGLAVLILLVPLTSAVQRRARLLQRSQERLRGEREQLLQEMLNGIKTVKLLVLEAWFQRRVGIAREKELETRRILGFLTAFSLLDRVCVPFLVCVSSLGVYVLVDDGNVLTASQVFTCVCLFTLLRSPFNLLPSLALRITQAWHSLCNLDHFLFSQEVSHTVNYENGTPSGNGVKKSCLEEHSDQCSNETLRETEANTVPPPKHGVSGVCIRLYLDVCGWGWVLLTVLSQVCVCVVGVCQAGLLAVWTREAKELQGLEEWRELRDSRLSVYAVLGLLQALSVCCVALAVTGGSLKASASLHSELLFARLRLPLRFYQTTPSSLVLCSLSQVFVTVLLIGYISPLFILIVPVLTYLFLTIQSYYRSVSGQVRRMVSDSASSLSSLLSESHRDEVTTGSHDDPLTRCYGALNEHLVCRYNCILLDRWVSVWLDAFAGLVLFLVSVALLDSEVDPSTVGLVLTYTLSLREVLHLLVQASCGVESSTGAIQKMDQHTHMEREPSWYVPCRAPPSWPEEGVVEFRSYETELNPSPAELSFCTRTREKVGVVSRSGAELDAITSSLFRLVEGRRGVLMIDGVDISSVGLHDLRSRLAVIPRVPTLFSCSLRSNLDPWGCHGDAQVWQALERCHLKERVSLLPGQLHYPLHYGGAGFSSSERRLLCVCRALLKSCVVLIVEDPVPPVDLHTERLLQSIIHTHFSHCTGLYLTQNPGNVTHTDRVLVLDGGV
- the abcc13 gene encoding ATP-binding cassette sub-family C member 3 isoform X1, with translation MSLYLSGRWGGEQKPTLERDVSFLSQLSCWWINRVVSAGHRRGLQLSDLCCLGDEDSAQSLCSALQQHRKTEGQSHSQELGEEEESRGGNTSHPGVHLSGPALLCHLCGWLRPSLLQVTLLRMTSDLLALLPPQALRCGILYCENQPVFDWSGLTHALALLAAVVCHALVQQVCERHSRMTEVRVQTALTGALYKQALSQCRIPGCLPSPAPSLTPLRGDVGRLAEFPVSLSALWSSWVQGTVCACLLWRELGPSALAGLAVLILLVPLTSAVQRRARLLQRSQERLRGEREQLLQEMLNGIKTVKLLVLEAWFQRRVGIAREKELETRRILGFLTAFSLLDRVCVPFLVCVSSLGVYVLVDDGNVLTASQVFTCVCLFTLLRSPFNLLPSLALRITQAWHSLCNLDHFLFSQEVSHTVNYENGTPSGNGVKKSCLEEHSDQCSNETLRETEANTVPPPKHGVSGVCIRLYLDVCGWGWVLLTVLSQVCVCVVGVCQAGLLAVWTREAKELQGLEEWRELRDSRLSVYAVLGLLQALSVCCVALAVTGGSLKASASLHSELLFARLRLPLRFYQTTPSSLVLCSLSQEMYVIDELVPAHLLSWLYCWLQVFVTVLLIGYISPLFILIVPVLTYLFLTIQSYYRSVSGQVRRMVSDSASSLSSLLSESHRDEVTTGSHDDPLTRCYGALNEHLVCRYNCILLDRWVSVWLDAFAGLVLFLVSVALLDSEVDPSTVGLVLTYTLSLREVLHLLVQASCGVESSTGAIQKMDQHTHMEREPSWYVPCRAPPSWPEEGVVEFRSYETELNPSPAELSFCTRTREKVGVVSRSGAELDAITSSLFRLVEGRRGVLMIDGVDISSVGLHDLRSRLAVIPRVPTLFSCSLRSNLDPWGCHGDAQVWQALERCHLKERVSLLPGQLHYPLHYGGAGFSSSERRLLCVCRALLKSCVVLIVEDPVPPVDLHTERLLQSIIHTHFSHCTGLYLTQNPGNVTHTDRVLVLDGGV